One genomic window of Solanum dulcamara chromosome 10, daSolDulc1.2, whole genome shotgun sequence includes the following:
- the LOC129870295 gene encoding FRIGIDA-like protein 3, whose amino-acid sequence MAEMDLHMMISNIPSLIEQLGKALNDLESHENASIYKDLIKDIEKHFRNLEAAVVNKSLELEIREKAFKEQESDAHLLIASREADIAAREQKLWDHLQELKDAAVSAIAAVRGDPQVASLEQTDVEDSKDIEVSSSLGITNALHTDSEVKSSGRAAADASGKVEPRPELTQLCEKMDAKGLLHYIIESKKNMTSLSEELPVALDGATEPGRLVLASLEFFYSNDESNSQDEKGKNAIHSLREACLVCMEAIASLLAKAKPGADHLLCPKIKQQAKVIADEWKPKLATAGTDAANQASLETEAFLQLLATFRIASEFDEEELCKLVLAVAHNRQGPELCRSLGLAHKMPGVVEALIHSEKQIDAARFIHSFELTERFPLVPLLKGYLKDLRRNAQGKGGNSGNAEELAAVKAIVRCIRDYKLEAEYPLEPLLRRVAQLEKAISNDRDKSNDKKRPSGSGKHQQFKRPRVTRGTHGSIRHANVLSIQPPSVLIERAAANNPSRVLVERAAYAGLPDKYAYLSTSYDYQPSSQATYPQQTYEQRSYYYPADEGIAANSYTAAPLPSSYAGYAGGALPTADERINASSYTSSLISTYGNYAGSGTSTAHQPYM is encoded by the exons ATGGCTGAAATGGATCTTCATATGATGATCAGTAACATACCATCCCTTATTGAACAATTGGGGAAGGCATTAAATGATCTTGAATCTCACGAAAATGCCTCCATATATAAGGATTTAATCAAGGATATTGAAAAACACTTCCGGAATCTGGAGGCTGCAGTAGTGAACAAGTCTTTGGAACTGGAAATTAGAGAGAAGGCCTTTAAGGAACAAGAATCTGATGCTCATCTGCTGATTGCTTCACGAGAGGCAGATATTGCTGCTAGGGAACAGAAGTTGTGGGATCACTTGCAAGAACTTAAAGATGCTGCAGTGTCTGCAATTGCTGCAGTACGGGGAGATCCTCAAGTGGCATCCCTCGAGCAGACAGATGTAGAGGACAGCAAAGACATCGAGGTAAGCAGCTCTCTTGGTATAACAAATGCACTTCATACTGACTCAGAGGTAAAATCCTCTGGCAGAGCTGCTGCTGATGCTTCTGGCAAGGTCGAACCTCGACCAGAACTGACACAATTATGTGAGAAGATGGATGCAAAAGGACTTCTGCATTATATTATAGAGAGTAAAAAGAATATGACCTCACTTTCTGAGGAACTCCCCGTTGCCCTTGATGGTGCAACTGAACCAGGCCGTTTGGTACTGGCTTCACTTGAGTTCTTCTACTCTAATGATGAATCTAATTCTCAAGATGAGAAAGGCAAAAATGCTATCCATAGCTTGCGTGAAGCCTGCCTTGTATGTATGGAAGCCATAGCCTCCTTGTTGGCAAAGGCTAAACCAGGTGCTGATCACCTTCTGTGCCCTAAAATTAAGCAGCAAGCCAAGGTCATTGCTGATGAATGGAAGCCTAAGTTGGCTACTGCAGGCACTGATGCTGCCAATCAAGCTTCATTGGAAACTGAGGCATTTTTGCAGCTCCTTGCAACTTTTAGGATTGCTTCAGAGTTTGATGAAGAAGAGCTCTGCAAGCTTGTTCTTGCAGTGGCTCACAATAGGCAGGGACCTGAGCTCTGCCGTTCTCTTGGCTTAGCACACAAAATGCCAG GTGTCGTTGAAGCATTGATTCATAGTGAGAAGCAAATCGATGCTGCTCgttttattcattcttttgaGCTGACTGAAAGATTTCCCCTTGTCCCGCTCCTGAAAGGCTATTTGAAGGATTTGAGACGAAACGCACAAGGGAAAGGAGGTAACTCAGGGAATGCAGAG GAACTTGCAGCTGTAAAGGCAATAGTGCGGTGTATTCGAGATTACAAGCTTGAAGCAGAATATCCACTTGAGCCACTACTGAGAAGGGTTGCTCAGCTGGAGAAAGCCATTTCTAATGACAGAGACAAGTCTAATGATAAGAAAAGACCTTCTGGATCAGGTAAACACCAGCAATTCAAGAGACCACGAGTAACTAGAGGAACGCATGGATCTATCAGGCATGCTAACGTTCTTAGCATACAGCCCCCATCCGTTTTAATTGAGAGAGCGGCTGCTAATAATCCAAGCAGAGTTCTTGTTGAGAGAGCAGCTTATGCAGGATTGCCTGATAAGTACGCTTATCTCAGTACATCTTACGATTATCAACCTTCAAGTCAAGCCACATATCCCCAGCAAACCTATGAGCAGAGATCATACTATTATCCAGCTGATGAGGGAATTGCTGCAAATTCTTATACAGCTGCTCCCCTGCCATCCAGTTATGCCGGTTATGCAGGTGGTGCATTGCCAACAGCAGATGAGAGGATTAATGCAAGCTCTTATACATCTTCTCTGATATCTACTTATGGCAACTATGCAGGTAGCGGAACGTCAACAGCACATCAACCCTACATGTAG
- the LOC129870336 gene encoding protein ASPARTIC PROTEASE IN GUARD CELL 2-like — protein MFVPFLAFAILLIFIPTTNAIPSEIKNSTHEIFNVKDTIAQSDTKPQTPFENLEEFHVENEIEQEKGDWKLKLKLKLIHRDKLQIPHFPYNISKVFEGRIDRDLKRVSSIIHRISNGGVGYRVDEFGSDVVSGMDQGSGEYFVRIGVGSPAKNQYMVLDSGSDIVWVQCQPCTQCYHQSDPVFDPSLSVSFTGVPCGSSVCDRIENAGCHSGRCKYEVMYGDGSYTKGTMAIETLTFGHTMVKNVAIGCGHSNSGMFTAAAGLLGLGGGSMSLVGQLGGQTGGAFSYCLVSRGTDSTGSLEFGRGVLPVGAAWVPLIRNSLTPSFYYIGLSGLGVGGVRVPISEDVFKITELGDGGVVMDTGTAVTRLPSAAYVAFRNAFVSETVSLPRAPAVSIFDTCYDLDGFVTVRVPTVSFFLSGGQILTLPARNFLIPVNDKGTFCFAFAPSPSSLSIIGNIQQEGIQISFDGANGFVGFGPSIC, from the coding sequence ATGTTTGTCCCCTTTCTAGCATTTGCAATTTTGCTCATTTTCATTCCCACCACAAATGCAATTCCTAGTgaaatcaagaactcaactcatgaaatCTTCAATGTGAAAGACACCATTGCCCAATCAGACACAAAACCCCAAACCCCATTTGAAAATCTTGAAGAATTTCATGTTGAAAATGAAATTgaacaagaaaagggagattgGAAACTCAAGCTCAAGCTCAAACTCATTCACAGAGACAAATTGCAAATTCCACATTTTCCTTATAATATTAGCAAAGTTTTTGAAGGTCGAATTGATAGAGATTTGAAAAGGGTGTCTAGTATCATTCACAGAATTAGCAATGGTGGTGTCGGGTACCGGGTTGATGAATTCGGGTCGGATGTGGTTTCGGGTATGGATCAAGGAAGTGGGGAATATTTTGTTAGGATTGGTGTTGGTAGTCCCGCTAAGAACCAatacatggttcttgattctggTAGTGATATTGTTTGGGTACAGTGTCAGCCCTGTACCCAATGTTATCACCAATCCGACCCGGTATTCGACCCGTCTCTTTCCGTATCGTTTACCGGTGTCCCTTGTGGGTCATCGGTTTGCGATCGGATCGAGAATGCGGGTTGTCATTCGGGTCGGTGTAAGTATGAAGTCATGTATGGTGATGGATCATATACTAAAGGTACAATGGCAATTGAGACTTTAACTTTTGGTCATACTATGGTTAAAAATGTGGCTATTGGATGTGGACATAGTAATAGTGGTATGTTTACTGCTGCTGCTGGATTATTGGGCCTTGGTGGTGGGTCCATGTCACTCGTGGGCCAACTCGGCGGGCAAACGGGTGGTGCATTTAGTTATTGTTTGGTGAGTCGGGGCACCGATTCAACCGGGTCGCTCGAGTTCGGACGGGGCGTATTACCTGTTGGTGCGGCGTGGGTACCGCTTATTCGAAATTCATTAACTCCGAGTTTTTACTACATCGGGTTATCGGGTCTCGGAGTCGGAGGTGTTCGAGTACCGATATCGGAAGACGTGTTTAAGATCACCGAACTCGGGGATGGAGGAGTGGTCATGGACACGGGTACAGCCGTGACACGACTCCCCTCAGCGGCATACGTGGCGTTTCGGAACGCATTCGTATCCGAAACCGTGTCCCTCCCTCGGGCACCGGCCGTATCTATATTTGACACGTGTTACGACCTAGATGGGTTCGTGACGGTTCGGGTACCGACCGTTTCGTTTTTCCTTTCGGGTGGGCAAATTTTGACCCTGCCAGCTAGGAACTTTCTAATTCCAGTGAATGACAAGGGTACATTCTGCTTTGCATTTGCTCCATCACCATCAAGTCTTTCTATAATAGGAAACATCCAACAAGAAGGCATCCAAATTTCTTTTGATGGAGCAAATGGATTTGTGGGATTTGGTCCCAGTATTTGTTAg